Proteins from a genomic interval of Kitasatospora kifunensis:
- a CDS encoding ABC transporter ATP-binding protein, whose product MITCTDQLSAAPVPSGGERTARPCAPSGAWQARSMGATDGGAVAVAATSGGWGLGRAMHYAPAAGGGPGERGKPGEPAQPRAASGAASGAASVSARAPDEWPDCRSPERFLLWLVGRVRVSVAWGVLLGVVSLLAQALVPAAIGRAIDTGIVGRDQRDLLHWGGAVLLLGLVVNIAAILRDRCSLMGQLGATYLTTELITRQSSRLGATLAKRVSAGEVVSVGVGDIAALGRLLEVTSRGSGAAVSAVAVAVIMLSTAPELGAVVLVGVPLMAWAVARLIRPLHRRQERLRAQQGELTELAVDIAGGLRVLRGIGGERLFADRYRATSQRVRGAGVRLARVEALLDGAKVLLPGILVAVVVWLGAREVLDGRLSIGELVAFYGYAVFLAPQLRRLTEVADKVTRGRVAAARVIRLLTLEPEVSDGGAAAAPTAGALHEPDVGLLVQPGRWTAVVCADPAEAAELADRLGRYTDSAAELGGVRLDELPLAQVRERVLVVRNDARLFSGSLRRELDPADRALAFADDRLWSAALAAASAQDIVDALPGGLDGQVAESGREFSGGQQQRLRLVRALMVDPEVLVLIEPTSAVDAHTEARIARGLRAARVGRTTLTFATSPILLSQADHVVLVVGGKVAAEGTHRELLADPQYRTVVTRGGDPA is encoded by the coding sequence ATGATCACCTGCACCGACCAGCTGTCCGCTGCCCCGGTCCCGTCCGGTGGCGAGCGGACGGCTCGTCCGTGCGCGCCCAGCGGCGCTTGGCAGGCGCGATCGATGGGCGCGACGGACGGAGGAGCGGTGGCGGTGGCGGCGACGAGCGGCGGCTGGGGGCTTGGCCGGGCGATGCACTATGCCCCGGCAGCCGGTGGCGGACCGGGGGAGCGGGGGAAGCCGGGGGAACCAGCGCAGCCACGGGCCGCCTCGGGGGCCGCCTCGGGGGCGGCGTCGGTCTCGGCCCGGGCCCCGGACGAGTGGCCGGACTGCCGGTCGCCGGAGCGGTTCCTGCTGTGGCTGGTGGGCCGGGTGCGGGTCTCGGTGGCCTGGGGGGTGCTGCTCGGGGTGGTGAGCCTGCTCGCGCAGGCGCTGGTGCCGGCCGCGATCGGCCGCGCGATCGACACCGGGATCGTCGGGCGCGACCAGCGCGACCTGCTCCACTGGGGCGGGGCCGTGCTGCTGCTCGGACTGGTGGTGAACATCGCGGCGATCCTGCGCGACCGGTGCAGCCTGATGGGCCAGCTCGGCGCTACCTACCTGACCACGGAGTTGATCACCCGTCAGTCGAGCAGGCTGGGCGCCACCTTGGCGAAGCGGGTCTCCGCCGGTGAGGTGGTCAGCGTCGGCGTCGGCGACATCGCGGCCCTGGGGCGACTGCTGGAGGTGACCTCGCGCGGCTCGGGGGCGGCGGTCTCCGCGGTGGCGGTGGCGGTGATCATGCTGAGCACGGCTCCCGAGCTGGGCGCGGTGGTGCTGGTGGGGGTGCCGCTGATGGCCTGGGCGGTGGCCCGGCTGATCCGCCCGCTGCACCGCCGCCAGGAGCGGTTGCGCGCCCAGCAGGGCGAGTTGACCGAGCTCGCGGTGGACATCGCCGGTGGGCTGCGGGTGCTGCGCGGGATCGGCGGTGAGCGGCTCTTCGCCGACCGGTACCGCGCGACCTCGCAGCGGGTGCGCGGCGCGGGGGTCCGACTGGCCCGGGTGGAAGCGCTGTTGGACGGTGCGAAGGTGCTGCTCCCGGGGATCCTGGTGGCCGTCGTGGTCTGGCTGGGCGCGCGTGAGGTGCTGGACGGGCGGCTGAGCATCGGCGAGTTGGTCGCCTTCTACGGCTACGCGGTCTTCCTGGCACCGCAGTTGCGGCGGCTGACCGAGGTCGCGGACAAGGTGACCCGGGGCCGGGTGGCGGCGGCCCGGGTGATCCGGCTGCTCACCCTGGAGCCGGAGGTGAGCGACGGGGGTGCGGCAGCGGCGCCGACCGCGGGAGCGTTGCACGAGCCCGACGTCGGGCTGTTGGTCCAGCCGGGTCGGTGGACGGCCGTGGTCTGCGCCGATCCGGCCGAGGCCGCCGAACTCGCCGACAGGCTGGGCCGCTACACCGATTCGGCGGCCGAGCTGGGCGGCGTGCGGCTGGACGAGCTGCCGCTGGCCCAGGTGCGGGAGCGGGTCCTGGTGGTCCGCAATGACGCGCGCCTGTTCAGCGGGTCACTGCGGCGTGAACTCGACCCGGCGGACCGGGCCTTGGCCTTCGCGGATGATCGGCTGTGGTCGGCCGCGCTGGCTGCGGCCTCGGCCCAGGACATCGTGGACGCGCTGCCCGGCGGCCTGGACGGCCAGGTGGCCGAGTCCGGCCGGGAGTTCTCCGGTGGGCAGCAGCAACGCCTGCGCCTGGTACGGGCCTTGATGGTCGACCCCGAGGTGCTGGTGCTGATCGAGCCCACCAGTGCGGTCGACGCGCACACCGAGGCCCGGATCGCGCGGGGTCTGCGTGCCGCCAGGGTCGGGCGCACCACGCTGACCTTCGCCACCAGCCCGATCCTGCTCTCGCAGGCGGACCACGTGGTGCTGGTCGTGGGCGGCAAGGTGGCCGCCGAGGGAACGCACCGTGAGCTGCTCGCCGACCCGCAGTACCGGACCGTCGTCACCCGAGGAGGGGACCCCGCGTGA
- a CDS encoding nuclease-related domain-containing protein — MEELTVKPWRAPGKERLYVNKPGVRGASVAWLDCRTGVVTLEKLALEDAALEAAALAKIEAWCQASGREIPPRTVRRQATTQPPQRTQPSRPTKPAKPPAPPASVPFLPPMRAEDDLARNLPGAGLESLVREGEQKYKLPVRLVAKLFGDQLGDSATLRGLEGERIVGAALAPLKAVGWKVLHGIPLPSGSDIDHLVVGPPGVFTVNSKHHAGAAVWVGDNTVKVNRNGYPYLANSEFEAARTAKLLTQWCGFDVPVHPVIAMVGVRKITRTGSPAVAVIAGDEIASSLAAWPAVLSPNQVDRTYTIARHAYVWSQVGKGGKAKAQ, encoded by the coding sequence GTGGAAGAGCTGACGGTTAAGCCGTGGCGGGCACCGGGCAAGGAACGGTTGTACGTGAACAAGCCCGGTGTGCGCGGGGCGTCGGTCGCCTGGCTCGACTGTCGGACCGGGGTGGTCACCCTGGAGAAACTTGCTCTTGAGGATGCGGCCCTGGAAGCCGCCGCGTTGGCGAAGATCGAGGCGTGGTGCCAGGCTTCCGGACGCGAGATCCCGCCTCGCACCGTGCGGCGCCAGGCAACCACTCAGCCGCCTCAACGCACTCAGCCATCCAGGCCCACCAAACCCGCCAAGCCCCCAGCACCCCCAGCGAGCGTGCCATTCCTGCCGCCCATGCGAGCGGAAGACGACCTCGCCCGGAATCTCCCCGGCGCCGGCCTGGAGAGCCTGGTCCGGGAAGGCGAGCAGAAGTACAAGCTGCCGGTCCGCCTCGTGGCGAAGTTGTTCGGCGATCAACTCGGCGACTCCGCCACGCTCAGGGGCCTGGAGGGGGAGCGGATCGTAGGCGCCGCGCTGGCCCCGCTAAAGGCGGTCGGTTGGAAGGTGCTGCACGGGATTCCGCTGCCGAGCGGGTCTGACATCGACCACTTGGTGGTCGGCCCGCCAGGCGTCTTCACGGTCAACTCGAAGCATCACGCCGGCGCCGCCGTGTGGGTGGGCGACAACACCGTGAAGGTCAATCGCAACGGCTACCCGTACCTGGCGAACTCGGAGTTCGAGGCGGCACGGACAGCCAAGCTGCTGACGCAGTGGTGCGGCTTCGATGTCCCCGTGCACCCGGTCATCGCAATGGTTGGCGTTCGCAAGATCACTCGTACAGGCTCGCCTGCGGTGGCCGTCATCGCCGGTGACGAGATCGCATCGAGCCTGGCGGCCTGGCCGGCGGTGCTGTCGCCGAACCAGGTGGACCGCACCTACACCATCGCGCGGCATGCCTATGTCTGGAGCCAGGTGGGCAAGGGCGGGAAGGCGAAGGCCCAGTAG
- a CDS encoding ABC transporter ATP-binding protein gives MASVTYDKATRLYPGGTKPAVDALDLQIEDGEFLVLVGPSGCGKSTSLRMLAGLEDVNGGAIRIGDRDVTHLPPKDRDIAMVFQNYALYPHMTVADNMGFALKIAGVNKAEIRRKVEEAAKILDLTEYLDRKPKALSGGQRQRVAMGRAIVREPQVFLMDEPLSNLDAKLRVSTRTQIAGLQRRLGITTVYVTHDQTEAMTMGDRVAVLKDGLLQQVDTPRRMYDKPANVFVAGFIGSPAMNLVEVPLVDGGVKFGGSVINIDREHLAGAGSDKTVTVGIRPEHFEIVSGGGIEGVAVTVNVVEELGADGFVYGTTKLGGADADIVVRVHGRQIPAKGETIHVVPTGGETHVFSSSTGERLSA, from the coding sequence ATGGCTTCTGTCACGTACGACAAGGCGACCCGCCTCTACCCGGGCGGCACCAAGCCCGCCGTCGACGCGCTGGACCTGCAGATCGAGGACGGCGAGTTCCTCGTCCTGGTCGGCCCCTCCGGTTGCGGCAAGTCGACCAGCCTGCGGATGCTGGCCGGCCTCGAGGACGTCAACGGCGGCGCCATCCGGATCGGCGACCGCGACGTGACGCACCTGCCGCCGAAGGACCGGGACATCGCCATGGTGTTCCAGAACTACGCGCTCTACCCGCACATGACCGTGGCGGACAACATGGGCTTCGCGCTCAAGATCGCCGGCGTCAACAAGGCGGAGATTCGCAGGAAGGTCGAGGAGGCCGCCAAGATCCTCGACCTCACCGAGTACCTGGACCGCAAGCCGAAGGCGCTCTCCGGCGGTCAGCGTCAGCGTGTCGCGATGGGCCGCGCGATCGTCCGCGAGCCGCAGGTCTTCCTGATGGACGAGCCGCTCTCCAACCTGGACGCCAAGCTCCGCGTGTCGACCCGCACCCAGATCGCCGGCCTGCAGCGCCGCCTGGGCATCACCACGGTCTACGTGACGCACGACCAGACCGAGGCCATGACCATGGGCGACCGCGTCGCGGTGCTCAAGGACGGGCTGCTGCAGCAGGTCGACACCCCGCGCCGGATGTACGACAAGCCCGCCAACGTCTTCGTCGCCGGCTTCATCGGCTCGCCCGCGATGAACCTGGTCGAGGTCCCGCTGGTGGACGGCGGCGTGAAGTTCGGCGGCTCGGTGATCAACATCGACCGCGAGCACCTGGCGGGCGCCGGCAGCGACAAGACGGTGACCGTCGGCATCCGCCCGGAGCACTTCGAGATCGTCTCCGGGGGCGGCATCGAGGGCGTGGCCGTCACGGTCAACGTGGTGGAGGAGCTCGGCGCGGACGGCTTCGTCTACGGCACCACCAAGCTCGGCGGCGCGGACGCGGACATCGTGGTGCGTGTGCACGGTCGGCAGATCCCGGCGAAGGGCGAGACCATCCACGTGGTCCCGACCGGCGGCGAGACCCACGTCTTCTCCAGCAGCACGGGCGAGCGCCTGAGCGCCTGA
- a CDS encoding ABC transporter ATP-binding protein — MSSVGVTSASSVTLPVASVREVRSYASRLTLHYPVELAGALALHALAAACGLLAPRLLGDLVEQSGRGVDHAARTGLLICLSVALQAGLLQFAVFASARLGEKVLAELREEFVDRVLALPLATVERAGAGDLVSRTTRDVDALSQAVRQAVPNTLISAGTIVLTLGAVVLLGPLLALPCLVAVPVLWSATRWYLRRARAGYLAANASYAQLTEGLTETVEGARTVEALRIAHRRDERARQDIARSYAAERHTLWLRTVFLPISDTAYVLPVVATLVIGGLYYLHGMASLAAVTAAVLYVQQTIEPVDAMIAQLDTLQVGGASLARLLGVAEATGSQEDPTDRQSGPGLLRAVGVGYEYRAGQPALCGVDLEVRPGERLAIVGASGAGKSTLGRLLAGIHPPHSGEVLVDGTVLAELPLDERRRQVALVTQEHHVFHGTLRDNLALGRAAADEQRMVAALRAVEAWEWAGEVGLDARLGAGGVELSPAQSQQLALARLVLADPRVLILDEATSLVDPRAARRLERSLAAVLAGRTVIAIAHRLHTARDADRVAVMEAGRIVELGSHDELLALGGVYAGLWAVGAAAEEG, encoded by the coding sequence ATGTCGAGTGTCGGCGTGACCAGCGCGTCGAGTGTCACGCTACCCGTCGCTTCGGTGCGTGAAGTGCGCTCCTACGCAAGCCGATTGACGCTGCACTACCCCGTCGAGCTGGCCGGGGCGCTGGCCCTGCACGCACTGGCGGCCGCCTGCGGGCTGCTCGCGCCCCGGCTGCTCGGCGATCTGGTCGAGCAGTCCGGGCGCGGCGTCGACCACGCGGCCCGCACCGGGCTGCTGATCTGCCTCTCGGTCGCGTTGCAGGCCGGGCTGCTCCAGTTCGCGGTCTTCGCCTCCGCACGCCTGGGCGAGAAGGTGCTGGCCGAGCTGCGCGAGGAGTTCGTCGACCGGGTGCTCGCGCTGCCGCTGGCCACCGTGGAGCGAGCCGGCGCCGGCGACCTGGTCAGCCGCACCACCCGGGACGTGGACGCGCTCTCCCAGGCCGTGCGCCAGGCCGTCCCGAACACCCTGATCTCGGCCGGCACCATCGTGCTCACCCTGGGCGCGGTGGTGCTGCTCGGCCCGCTGCTGGCACTGCCCTGCCTGGTGGCCGTACCGGTGCTGTGGAGCGCGACGCGCTGGTACCTGCGCCGGGCGCGGGCCGGTTACCTGGCCGCGAACGCCTCGTACGCCCAGCTCACCGAGGGCCTGACCGAGACCGTCGAGGGCGCCAGGACGGTGGAGGCGCTGCGGATCGCGCACCGCAGGGACGAGCGGGCCCGCCAGGACATCGCCCGCTCGTACGCGGCCGAACGGCACACGCTCTGGCTGCGCACCGTCTTCCTGCCGATCTCCGACACCGCCTACGTGCTGCCGGTGGTGGCCACGCTGGTCATCGGCGGGCTCTACTACCTGCACGGGATGGCCTCGTTGGCGGCGGTCACGGCGGCCGTGCTCTACGTGCAGCAGACCATCGAGCCGGTCGACGCGATGATCGCCCAGCTCGACACCCTGCAGGTGGGCGGCGCCTCGCTGGCACGGCTGCTGGGGGTGGCCGAAGCCACCGGCTCCCAAGAGGATCCGACGGACCGTCAATCCGGACCAGGTCTCCTGCGGGCGGTGGGCGTCGGCTACGAGTACCGGGCCGGGCAGCCCGCGCTGTGCGGGGTCGACCTGGAGGTGCGCCCCGGTGAGCGACTGGCGATCGTCGGCGCCTCGGGCGCCGGCAAGTCCACCCTGGGGCGCCTGCTGGCGGGCATCCACCCGCCGCACAGCGGCGAGGTGCTGGTCGACGGCACGGTGCTGGCCGAGCTGCCGCTCGACGAACGACGACGGCAGGTGGCCCTGGTCACCCAGGAGCACCACGTCTTCCACGGCACGCTGCGCGACAACCTGGCGCTCGGCCGGGCCGCCGCCGACGAGCAGCGGATGGTCGCGGCACTGCGGGCTGTGGAGGCCTGGGAGTGGGCGGGCGAGGTCGGCCTGGACGCCCGGCTGGGCGCCGGCGGAGTCGAACTCTCACCCGCCCAGTCCCAACAACTCGCACTGGCCCGCCTGGTGTTGGCCGACCCCCGGGTGCTGATCCTGGACGAGGCGACCTCCCTGGTCGACCCCCGCGCCGCCCGCCGCCTGGAGCGTTCACTGGCGGCGGTGCTGGCGGGCCGCACGGTGATCGCGATCGCCCACCGCCTGCACACCGCACGCGACGCGGACCGGGTGGCGGTGATGGAGGCCGGCCGGATCGTCGAACTCGGCTCGCACGATGAGCTGTTGGCGCTGGGAGGCGTCTACGCCGGGCTCTGGGCGGTGGGCGCGGCGGCGGAGGAGGGGTAG
- a CDS encoding M23 family metallopeptidase, with the protein MSRTDVEQERLRDYLTGSRLDHSLFDPEFLVSAGVEGLEEVRRQVRKDFGGLRSIEPDSHVGLDGAGKLDDTSGRYRVHTPRALLEARVAVDEQGRITELLLEPVLDDRPRPVAQRLRDLLVPLATLLIPFLLLLTAVDSLLAGSRAGLLPALLSVPAVLVISWFGTPWNWVSQHIRLPIAAAALVLEGIGLARLPGLPDGQLGWTQTGFALLTVLTAVAIVRGLRESPGDRAPLLIANPLPGSRVLIGQGGGRTVNHHAGHPVQRYALDLICLNRFGARARGLAPRRLEAYQAYGATVAAPCDGTVLAVLDGHADQPVLASPFEPGPMLRQHIYGNHLLLRTDAAEDVVLVLAHLRAGSLRVAAGERVVVGQPLAEVGNSGNTTEPHLHLHAAARTGGALVPVPVRFTGHPARQPWRGRRLDR; encoded by the coding sequence ATGAGCAGGACGGATGTCGAGCAGGAGCGCTTGCGAGATTATCTGACCGGCTCGCGGCTTGATCATTCGCTCTTCGATCCGGAGTTCCTGGTGAGCGCCGGGGTGGAGGGGCTGGAGGAGGTCCGCCGCCAGGTCCGCAAGGACTTCGGCGGGCTGCGGTCGATCGAGCCGGACAGCCACGTCGGGCTTGACGGGGCCGGCAAGCTTGACGACACCTCAGGCCGCTACCGGGTGCACACCCCGCGGGCGCTGCTGGAGGCGCGGGTGGCGGTGGACGAGCAGGGCCGGATCACGGAGCTGCTGCTGGAGCCGGTCCTGGACGACCGGCCGCGGCCGGTAGCGCAGCGGTTGCGCGACCTGCTGGTTCCGCTGGCGACCTTGCTGATCCCGTTCCTCCTCCTGCTGACGGCTGTGGACTCGCTGCTGGCCGGGAGCCGGGCCGGGCTGCTGCCTGCGCTGTTGAGCGTGCCCGCGGTGCTGGTGATCAGCTGGTTCGGCACGCCCTGGAACTGGGTCAGCCAGCACATCCGACTGCCGATCGCCGCCGCCGCGCTGGTCCTGGAGGGCATCGGCCTGGCGCGGCTGCCGGGGTTGCCCGACGGTCAACTCGGCTGGACGCAGACGGGCTTTGCGCTGCTCACCGTGCTGACCGCGGTCGCGATCGTGCGCGGCCTGCGGGAGAGCCCCGGCGACCGCGCGCCGCTGCTGATCGCCAACCCGCTGCCGGGCAGCCGGGTGCTGATCGGGCAGGGCGGCGGGAGGACCGTCAACCACCACGCCGGTCACCCGGTCCAGCGGTATGCGCTGGATCTGATCTGCCTGAACCGGTTCGGCGCCCGGGCGCGGGGCTTGGCGCCGCGCCGCCTGGAGGCGTACCAGGCGTACGGTGCGACGGTGGCCGCGCCCTGCGACGGGACGGTGCTCGCGGTCCTCGACGGGCACGCCGACCAGCCGGTGCTGGCCAGCCCGTTCGAGCCTGGGCCGATGCTGCGCCAGCACATCTACGGCAACCACCTGTTGCTGCGCACCGACGCGGCCGAGGACGTGGTGCTGGTGCTCGCGCACCTGCGGGCGGGCAGTTTGCGGGTCGCGGCGGGCGAGCGGGTGGTGGTCGGGCAGCCGCTGGCCGAGGTGGGCAACTCGGGCAACACCACCGAGCCGCACCTGCACCTGCACGCCGCGGCGCGCACGGGCGGCGCGCTGGTGCCGGTGCCCGTGCGGTTCACCGGCCACCCCGCGCGCCAGCCGTGGCGCGGTCGCCGGTTGGACCGCTGA
- a CDS encoding DMT family transporter produces the protein MSVSVVGLVLVAAVLHASWNALLRGGVDRLWLVTVMSLATSAIALPFALVLPLPGAGAWPYLLFSAAMQVLYTYFLVWVYRLADLGAVYPVIRGCVPLLVTLGAALLAGQRLTLPTVAGVGLVSLGIMATVLGRGGGDRKALGLAVLTGAVIATYTVTDGVGVRHAGSSTAYTAWIFLVFGALMLLTHGLVHGRVELRGRGSQLRTAGLAGLVQITVYAMMMWALSLSPMGPVSALRETSVVFATLIGWRFLGEKLSPARLGACSAIALGAFCLSYYA, from the coding sequence ATGTCGGTCTCAGTCGTCGGGCTCGTGCTGGTCGCGGCCGTGCTGCACGCGAGTTGGAACGCCCTGCTGCGTGGCGGTGTCGACCGGCTGTGGCTGGTCACGGTCATGAGCCTGGCGACGAGTGCGATCGCGCTGCCGTTCGCGCTCGTGCTGCCGCTGCCCGGCGCGGGGGCCTGGCCGTATCTGCTGTTCTCCGCGGCCATGCAGGTGCTGTACACGTACTTCCTGGTCTGGGTCTACCGGTTGGCCGACCTGGGGGCGGTCTACCCGGTGATCCGCGGTTGCGTGCCGCTGCTGGTCACGCTGGGGGCCGCGCTGCTCGCCGGGCAGCGGTTGACGCTGCCGACGGTGGCCGGGGTCGGCCTGGTCTCGCTCGGAATCATGGCCACCGTGCTGGGCCGGGGCGGTGGTGACCGCAAGGCGCTGGGGCTGGCGGTGCTGACCGGAGCGGTGATCGCGACCTATACCGTCACCGACGGGGTGGGGGTGCGGCACGCGGGGAGCTCCACCGCGTACACCGCCTGGATCTTCCTGGTGTTCGGGGCACTGATGTTGCTGACCCACGGGCTCGTCCACGGGCGCGTCGAACTGCGGGGCCGGGGATCGCAGTTGCGGACGGCCGGGTTGGCGGGGCTGGTCCAGATCACGGTCTACGCGATGATGATGTGGGCGCTGTCGCTGAGCCCGATGGGGCCGGTGTCGGCGCTGCGCGAGACCAGCGTGGTGTTCGCGACGCTGATCGGCTGGCGCTTCCTGGGTGAGAAGCTCTCGCCCGCGCGGCTGGGAGCCTGTTCGGCGATCGCGCTGGGGGCATTCTGCCTGAGCTACTACGCGTGA
- a CDS encoding nucleotidyltransferase family protein: MNGFDDLPATHSAAPTVTQAVILAGGQGSRLRPYTDDRPKPLVEIPGTGTPIVGHQLAWLAAEGVTDVVISCGHLAEVLQAWLDQAELPLRARTVVEVEPLGRGGGLKFAAKALPRPDEPWYATNGDIWTRFSLREMAAFHHERDALATLALARPRIPWGAVETDQFGNVLDFIEAPPSPFLINAGLYVFAPGFAELLPDVGDHERTTFPQLARAKRLAGYQLPQGVYWRAIDTAKDLTEAAKELAQLQQLGGE; the protein is encoded by the coding sequence ATGAACGGCTTTGACGACCTCCCCGCCACCCACAGCGCCGCCCCCACCGTCACGCAGGCGGTGATCCTGGCGGGCGGCCAGGGGTCGCGCCTGCGCCCGTACACCGATGACCGCCCCAAGCCGCTGGTCGAGATCCCCGGCACGGGTACGCCGATCGTCGGACACCAACTCGCCTGGCTGGCGGCCGAAGGCGTGACAGATGTGGTGATCTCCTGCGGCCATCTGGCCGAGGTCCTACAGGCCTGGTTGGACCAGGCCGAACTACCGCTGCGCGCCCGCACCGTCGTCGAGGTCGAACCGCTCGGCCGTGGCGGCGGGTTGAAGTTCGCGGCGAAGGCGTTGCCGCGACCGGACGAGCCCTGGTACGCCACCAACGGGGACATCTGGACCCGGTTCAGCCTCCGCGAGATGGCCGCCTTCCACCACGAGCGGGACGCCCTCGCCACCCTCGCGCTGGCCCGCCCGCGGATCCCCTGGGGCGCGGTGGAGACCGACCAGTTCGGCAACGTCCTCGACTTCATCGAGGCCCCGCCCTCCCCGTTCCTGATCAACGCCGGGCTCTACGTCTTCGCGCCCGGCTTCGCCGAGCTGCTGCCGGACGTCGGTGACCACGAGCGCACCACCTTCCCCCAACTCGCCCGAGCCAAGCGGCTGGCGGGGTACCAGCTTCCGCAGGGCGTGTACTGGCGGGCGATCGACACCGCCAAGGATCTCACCGAGGCCGCCAAGGAACTCGCCCAAC
- a CDS encoding polysaccharide deacetylase family protein, whose translation MPIPRPSQSADSSQSVSASAYPSRRRLLAWTTLGAASLASAALAGCSDSAHAHASAAPSGSPAEGPSDSFSPAAPVDPNAASGLPSPATTSPAAVRTKPVFKVHDILPNAPADAIALTIDDGPWPVYTAQVLALLRKYDIRATFNVIGTQAHTYKDLIRQLAADGHTVANHTMTHPQPLSKRTAAQIEKEITDAQSVIVDAGAPAPTLFRSPGGDWSPTIFATAAKYGMTPIDWDVDPQDWKRPGVPKITEKLMAARPGDILLCHDGGGDRSQTLDALKTVLPALKAKGLSFVTL comes from the coding sequence ATGCCGATACCCAGGCCTTCCCAGTCAGCCGACTCATCCCAGTCAGTCTCCGCCTCCGCGTACCCTTCCCGCCGGCGTCTGCTCGCCTGGACCACCCTGGGCGCAGCCTCCCTCGCCTCCGCCGCGCTGGCCGGCTGCTCGGACTCCGCCCATGCCCACGCCAGTGCCGCCCCGAGCGGCTCGCCCGCCGAGGGCCCGTCGGACTCCTTCTCGCCCGCGGCCCCGGTCGACCCGAATGCGGCCTCCGGCCTGCCCAGCCCGGCGACCACCTCGCCGGCGGCGGTGCGCACCAAGCCGGTCTTCAAGGTCCACGACATCCTGCCGAACGCCCCCGCCGACGCGATCGCACTGACCATCGACGACGGCCCCTGGCCGGTCTACACCGCGCAGGTACTGGCGCTGCTGCGCAAGTACGACATCCGGGCCACCTTCAACGTGATCGGCACCCAGGCGCACACCTACAAGGACCTGATCCGCCAGCTCGCCGCCGACGGACACACCGTGGCCAACCACACGATGACCCACCCGCAGCCGCTCTCGAAGCGCACCGCCGCGCAGATCGAGAAGGAGATCACCGACGCGCAGTCGGTCATCGTGGACGCCGGCGCCCCCGCCCCCACCCTCTTCCGCTCACCCGGCGGCGACTGGTCCCCGACCATCTTCGCGACCGCCGCCAAGTACGGCATGACCCCGATCGACTGGGACGTCGACCCACAGGACTGGAAGCGCCCCGGTGTCCCCAAGATCACCGAGAAGCTGATGGCCGCCCGCCCCGGCGACATCCTGCTCTGCCACGACGGCGGCGGCGACCGCTCGCAGACACTGGACGCGCTGAAGACCGTACTGCCCGCGCTCAAGGCCAAGGGGCTGAGCTTCGTCACGCTCTGA